A region from the Lolium perenne isolate Kyuss_39 chromosome 4, Kyuss_2.0, whole genome shotgun sequence genome encodes:
- the LOC127332102 gene encoding pentatricopeptide repeat-containing protein At3g26782, mitochondrial codes for MAAASVQPPLNPRAAAPSPAAHTSNTRSLQDTRVHTSDPSLRAMFLRAVDPSRPASWSAAVADLLSSGDPVAALAVFAAALRANPAALRPALPPAFRAAAAATSLAAGRQLHLLALRSGLFPSDPFSASALLHMYHHCRHPLDARKAFDEIPSPNPVIITAMASGYARNSLFYPSLALFRALLVSGSSMAVDEAAALVAFSASARVSDRGITSSLHALIAKIGLDVDAGVVNTMLDAYAKGGGRDLGAARKVFDTMDKDVVSWNSMIALYAQNGLSAEALRLYGNMLNVGGGIRCNAVTFSAVLLACAHAGTIQTGKRIHNQVVRMGLEENVYVGTSVVDMYSKCGRVEMARKAFEKIKEKNVLSWSALITGYGMHGHGQQALDIFDEMRRSGQNPNYITFISVLAACSHAGLLDKGRYWYKTMKKKFGIEPGVEHLGCMVDLLGRAGCLDEAYGLIKEMKIKPDAAIWGALLSACRIHKKVELAEISAKRLFELDATNSGYYVLLSNIYAEAGLWKDVERMRVMVKARGIEKPPGYSSVELKGKTHVFYVGDKIHPQHKEIYSYLGKLLETIQEAGYVPNTSSVLHDLDEEEKESAVRIHSEKLAVAFALMNQVPGSIIHVIKNLRVCTDCHTAMKFISRISGREIIVRDLQRFHHFKDGSCSCGDYW; via the exons CCGCTGTCGCCGACCTCCTTTCCTCCGGCGACCCCGTCGCCGCGCTGGCCGTCTTCGCTGCCGCTCTCCGCGCTAACCCCGCCGCGCTTCGCCCGGCCCTTCCCCCCGCCTTccgcgcagccgccgccgccacctccctcGCCGCCGGCCGTCAGCTCCACCTCCTTGCCCTCCGTTCGGGTCTATTCCCCTCCGACCCGTTCTCCGCCTCCGCTCTCCTCCACATGTACCACCACTGCCGCCACCCGCTAGACGCCCGCAAGGCGTTCGACGAAATCCCCAGCCCCAACCCCGTCATTATCACCGCCATGGCCTCCGGCTACGCGCGCAACAGTCTATTCTACCCCTCGCTCGCTCTCTTCCGCGCCTTGCTCGTCTCTGGATCTTCCATGGCGGTGGACGAGGCGGCTGCGCTCGTGGCCTTCTCCGCGTCAGCCCGTGTCTCGGACCGAGGGATTACATCTAGCCTTCATGCGCTCATTGCCAAGATTGGCTTGGACGTGGATGCTGGGGTGGTCAACACAATGCTAGACGCGTATGCCAAGGGCGGTGGCCGTGATCTGGGGGCCGCAAGGAAAGTGTTTGATACGATGGACAAGGATGTGGTGTCCTGGAATTCGATGATTGCGCTCTATGCTCAGAATGGGCTGTCCGCGGAGGCCCTCAGGCTATATGGCAACATGCTgaatgttggtggaggcattaggTGCAATGCTGTGACCTTCTCTGCCGTGTTACTGGCTTGTGCGCATGCTGGGACAATACAGACTGGAAAGCGCATTCATAATCAG GTGGTGAGAATGGGTTTGGAGGAAAATGTCTACGTTGGAACTTCTGTAGTCGATATGTATAGCAAGTGCGGAAGAGTTGAAATGGCAAGAAAGGCTTTTGAAAAAATTAAGGAGAAGAATGTCCTTTCATGGTCTGCCTTGATTACTGGCTATGGCATGCATGGTCATGGACAACAAGCCCTTGACATATTTGATGAGATGAGGAGATCAGGGCAAAATCCTAATTACATAACTTTTATATCGGTTTTAGCTGCTTGTAGTCATGCTGGTCTTTTAGATAAGGGACGTTATTGGTACAAAACCATGAAGAAAAAGTTCGGGATTGAGCCTGGTGTGGAACACTTAGGATGCATGGTGGATCTTCTCGGCCGTGCTGGTTGTCTTGATGAGGCTTATGGCCTCATTAAAGAAATGAAGATCAAACCTGATGCTGCTATCTGGGGAGCTCTTCTTAGTGCATGTCGAATCCACAAAAAGGTTGAACTGGCAGAAATTTCGGCGAAAAGATTGTTTGAGTTAGATGCGACTAACAGTGGGTACTATGTTCTACTGTCCAATATATATGCAGAAGCTGGGTTGTGGAAAGATGTGGAGAGAATGAGAGTTATGGTTAAAGCACGAGGAATAGAAAAGCCTCCAGGGTATAGTTCAGTTGAGTTGAAAGGTAAAACCCATGTGTTTTATGTTGGTGATAAGATTCATCCTCAGCACAAGGAGATCTATTCTTATTTGGGGAAACTACTTGAGACAATTCAAGAAGCAGGCTATGTACCAAACACGAGTTCTGTTCTTCATGATTTAGATGAAGAGGAGAAAGAGTCCGCAGTGCGCATCCATAGTGAAAAGCTTGCCGTTGCTTTTGCTCTAATGAATCAGGTCCCGGGTTCGATAATCCATGTAATAAAGAATCTTCGGGTCTGTACAGATTGCCACACAGCAATGAAGTTTATTTCAAGGATCTCTGGACGAGAAATTATTGTCAGAGATTTACAGCGTTTTCATCATTTCAAGGACGGATCATGCTCTTGCGGGGATTATTGGTGA